CGCTCGGCACCACGGCAGGCCCGACCCCGTCCATCACCACGTCGGCATGCCCCTCCAGCAGGGACATCACCGCGGTCAGCCGGTTCAGCGTCTCCCGCTGCTGCGGGGACTGGACCGCCTCCAGCAGGGTGCCCCGGCGCTCCTCACCCCGCCCGGCCAGCAGGTCCCTGGCCCGGTCCAGCATCGCCGCCGGATCGATGTCGGTCTGCGCCAGGAAGGACTGCACCTCGGACTGGATGTGGTCGCGCAGCCACGGCACCGCGGTGAACTGGGTCCGGTGGGTCTCCTCGTGCAGACAGACCCAGAGCCGGAAGTCGTGCGGGTGCACGTCGAGCTCGCGCTCGACCTGGACGATGTTCGGCGCCACCAGCAGCAGGCGCCCCGGGGTCAGCGGCGGGAGCGCCCGCCGCGGCGTGTCCAGGATGCCCGCCGGAGTGTCCGGCGCCGCCGGCAGCGCACCGGGGAACTCGGCCGGGGCGAAGGTCTCGTACTGACCGAGCACCTTCCCCGACAGGAACGCCAGCACCGCACCCACCTCGACCCCGGTGGCCTTCTCGCCGAGCGCACCCAGCGCGGCCGCACCGGGCGAGTCCGAGCGGCGCGACTGCAGCTTCTCCACCAGCGGCCGGACGATGGTCCGGAAGCCCGCCACGTTCGCCCTGATCCAGCCCGGACGGTCCACCACCAGCACCGGGGTGGCGTCCAGCGTCAGCAGACTGCTCGATCCCATCCGGGTGAAGGCCCGGACGTGCTCCTCCGCCTCCAGCGCGTGCCGCCGCAACTCCGAGACCACCGCCCGCGCCTCACCCCGGCTCACCTCAGGCCCCGACCGGGCCAGCCGGGTCGCCGTCGCGACCGCGAGATCCCAGTCGACCATCCCAGCCCCGCCGCTCGCGCTCGTCATGCCTTCACCGTACGGGACCGCGGGGCGCTCAGGCACGGGCTCAGGCATCTACGGTCAGGGGCTCGGGGAACTGCGAGGAGGTCTGGCGCCGGGGTCACTGCGAACGTGCCTGACCAGCTACGCACGGATCACCTTGCACGAGGTCGGCGTCGCCGTTCCCCGAGCCCCTGACCGTAGTCCTGGAGCGCCTGCCTAGTGGCACCCGCAGTTGGCGAGTTGCCCCACGACCCGGTCGACGGCCGCCCGGGCCGCGTCCGGAGCTGCGGTGGTGCGGATCATCAGGGCGAAGGCGAGCGCCCGCCCCTCGGCGTCGAGCACGGTGCCGGCCAGGGTGTAGATGCCGCTGCCGGCCAGTGTGCCGGTCTTGGCGCGGACGATGCCGATCCCGTTCTGCGCCCGGGTCGCGGCGCCGAACCGGCCGAGCAGCGTCCCGGTGAACCCGGCGATCGGCAGGCCGGTGAGCACCGGCCGCAGCCGGGGGTGTTCGGGCGAGGCGGCGAGCGCGAGCACCTTGGAGAGCACCAGCGGCGAGATCTGGTTGCCGGTGTGCAGGCCGCTGCCGTCGTGCAGGACCACGCCCGCCATCGGTACGCCGAGCTTCTCCAGGGTCTGCCGGGTGGCGGCGGAGGCGCCGTCGAAGCTCACCGGCTGCTGGGCGGCGATCGCGACCTGACGGGCCATCGCCTCGCTGAGGGTGTTGTCCGAGGTGGTGAGCAGACGTTCGATCAGGCGGGCGACGGTGGGCGACTCGACGGCGGCCAGCTGCTGGGCCCCCGCGGCGGCCGTACCGGCCTTGGGCTTGCCCTGGACGGCCACGCCCTCGGCGCCGAGCGCCGCGGCGAAGGCTTCGGCGGCCTGGCCGGCCGGGTCGAAGACCCGGGCCGGGCCCTCGTCGGTGGACTTCGGGTCGATCCGGCCCTCGTTGACCATCAGCGGGGTGACGGTGGCGATGTTCATCGCGTCGTGCTGCGGGTGGTTGAGCGGGCCGGTGTACATCGCGGTGTCGTAGCCGAGCTTGACCGAGGCCACCCCGGCGGACTTGAGGGCGGCCGCGGTGCGCTTGGCCAGGTCGGCCACGGTGGCGGGGGCGGTCTCGGCGTCCACCGGCAGGCCGCCGACCTTGACCTGGTCGGCCGGGAGGGTGGAGAGGGTCGGGTCGCCGCCGCCGACCAGGACGATCTCGTCCGGTGCGGCGCCCTTGACCACCTTGGTGGTCAGCCGGGAGTCGCCGGGGATCAGTTCGAGCGCGGCCAGCGCGGTGAGCAGCTTGGTGGTGGAGGCCGGGGTGGCCGGGTTGTTCTCGCCCGCGCCGTACAGCAGCTGCCCGGTGGCACCGTCGGTGACGGCGAAGCTCAGGGTGCCGAGCGCCTTGTCCTGGAGCACGGCGGCCAGGTCACGCTGGAGTCCGGCGCCGGTCGGCATCCCCTCCGCCCCGGTCGTACTGGCCGCGAGCACGGCCCCGCCGGTGGCAACCGCCTTGCGTCCGGCGGCGGTTGGCGGCTGCGGCGTACCGCTGCCGCTCTTGCCCGGGCTGGGCTCGGCCCACGCCGGGCTCAGCACGGCCGCCGTCAGTGCCACCCCGAGCACCCCGGCGACCGCCACTCTGCGGCCACGCCCCACCCCTGCACCTCGCTGCACCGACCGGCCCCTTTCCTGAGCACACCCTCCCGTAGGAGACACTTGGATTCTGTCAGTCCCTACCTTGGAGGAACCGTTGGAGTTCGACGTCCTGATCGAGATTCCGAAGGGCTCGCGGAACAAGTACGAGGTCGACCATGAGACCGGTCGCCTCCGTCTGGACCGGATGCTCTTCACCTCGACCCGCTACCCGGCCGACTACGGCTACGTCGAGGGCACCCTCGCGGACGACGGCGACCCGCTGGACGCGCTGGTCATCCTGGAGGAGCCGACCTTCCCCGGCTGCCTGATCAAGTGCCGCGCCATCGGTATGTTCAAGATGACGGACGAGGCCGGCGGCGACGACAAGCTGCTCTGCGTCCCGGCGACGGACCCGCGCTGGGAGCACCTGCAGGACATCCAGCACGTGTCGGAGTTCGACCGCCTGGAGATCCAGCACTTCTTCGAGGTCTACAAGGACCTGGAGCCCGGCAAGTCCGTCGAGGGCGCCGACTGGGTCGGCCGCGCCGAGGCCGAGGCCGAGATCACGGCCTCGATCAAGCGCCTCGCGGACGCCGGCCACTGAGCCCGGCACCGCCAACGGCCCTGCGGGCCACCCCGGCCGGGGCGAGCAGAGATGCTCGCCCCGGCCGTTTTCTGTCCGCTTAGCGCGACTTGACCCTGGTTTGGGGAGAATGGTGTCGACAGGTTTACCGACACCATGTCGGCATGACATTGACTTAGGTAAGGCTAACCATAAGAATCGGGGCCAGAGCCCGCCCCCATCGGAGGTCCGCATGACCAGCCCTGAGCCCACCCCGTTCTCCACCGTGCTGCGCACCGCCAGCGCCGCCGAGCACGAGGCCGCCGAATCCTCCTCGTTCATGGGGCACCTGCTGAACGGGCGGCTGGGCGTGGAGGCCTACGCGGAGCTCTCGGGCCAACTCTGGTTCGTCTACCGGGCCTTGGAGGGGCGGGCCGCCGAGCTCGCCGAGCACCCGGTCATCGGTCCCTTCATCGACCCGGCGCTGTTCCGCACCGCCGCACTGGAGGCCGACCTGCTGCACCTGCGCGGCGCCGACTGGCAGGACGGGCTGACCGCCTCGCCCGCCACCGCCGCGTACGTGGCCCGGCTGGAGCAGCTGATCGACACCTGGCCGGCCGGGTACCTGGCCCACCACTACACCCGCTACCTGGGCGACCTGTCGGGCGGTCAGATCATCCGGGGCATAGCCGAGAAGACCTGGGGCTTCGAGAAGAAGGGTGCCGGGGTGTACTTCTACGTCTTCGAGCGGGTCGAGAACCCTGCCTCCTTCAAGCGCGACTACCGGGCCAAGCTGGACACGGCCGGCGAGGCGCTGGACGAGGTGGAACGCCGCCGGGTGACCGAGGAGACCAAGCGGGCGTTCACCCTGAACGGCGCGATCTTCGCCGACCTGGACCTGCGGTACCCGCTCAGCGCCTGAGCACAGCAACGCCGTTGCCCCCTGGTGGAGTTGGCCAACTCCACCAGGGGGCAACGGCGTGGTCCGCCTACTTGACCGTGCGGCGGCGCAGCAGCACCGTGGTGCCGCCGCCGAGCAGCAGCAGACCGGCGGCGGTGGCCAGCAGCGGGACGACCGGGGTGTCCATCCCGGTGGAGGCCAACTCGCCTGCGGTGACCGAGGATCCGCCGCTGGTCAGCACTGCGCCGCCGGTGGTGCCGGTACTGCCGCCGAGCGCCGGGGTGGTCGCAGCCGGGGAGCCGGTGGTCGGCGCGGCGGTGGGCAGCGTGGCGCCCTTCTCGAAGGCCAGCGTGGCGGTGACCGGGTCCAGCACGGCACCCGCCTGGTAGAAGCCGCCGAAGGCGGTGGCCCCCTGCTCGGTCAGGGTGGCCGGGAGCCGATCGAGCGTCACCACGCCGTTGACCGGGGCGAAGCTCGCCTTCGAGACGTCGAGCGAGGCGATCTTCGCGCCCTTCAGCTCGCTGACCTTGCCGTCCAGCGCCTTGGACGTCACGTCGGCGGTGAGGAACGCCCCGGCCCGCTCGACCTGGACGCCCAGCTCGGCGAAGGTCAGGTCGAGCTCGTAGCCACCGCCCTTCGGGTGCGCCAGGAAGCGCACCGAACCGTCGAACCCGGCCGTGACGGCGTGGGTCTTCAGGTTGTACGCACCGCTGCCGCCACCGAACCGGTAGTCGGCCGCGCCGCCGCCGAACTCCACCTTGCCGGCCGCCGCCGGGGAGGCCAGGTACTTGCGGAAAGACTCCTTCACGCCCCAGTTCAACGCACCGTCCAGGATGGGCAGTTCGGTGGGCGCCGGGGTGGAGGGGGTGGCCGACGGCGAAGGCGACGCAGAGGCCGAGGCACTGGCCGACGCAGGTGCAGATGCAGAAGCCGAGGCTGAAGCGGAAGCGCTGGCCGACGCCGACGCCGACGCGGACGCAGACGCCGACGCGGTCGGCGTCGACTTGGTGAGCACCAGCTTGACCGGGTCCATCGCCGCACCGGCCTGGTAGAAGCCGCCGAATGCCTTGGCGCCGTCCTCGGTCAGCACGGTCGGCGTGGCCACCCCGGTGGTGGTGTCGCGGCCGACCGCAAAGGTCACCAGCGGGACGTCCGCGCGCTCGACCAGCTTGGTGCTCTTCGCCTTGGTGGCCGGGTCCTCGGTGGTCTCGGCGGTGACCGCGTCCACCGTGATGGTGCCGGTGCTGCCGGAGGTGGTCAGCTTGAAGTCGGTCAGCGCGATGTCCAACTGGCCCTGGTGGCCGGTGAAGTGCAGTCCGCCGGTGAAGGCGCCGCTGATCGTGTGGGCCGTGCCGTCGTACGCGCCGGTGCCGGCCAGGTGGAAGCTGCCGTCGGCGTTGCGGGTGGTGCCGCCGGTCAGCTCGATCTTCCCGCCCTGGGAAGCGGGGCCCTCCAGGTACTTGCGGAAGGACTCCTTGACGCCCCAGTCCAGCGAGCCCTGGTCGTAGACCACCGTGGCGGGCCCGGCGCCGAAAGCCACTCCGGGCATCCCGACGGCGGTCAGGCCGAGCCCGACCGCGACGGCGGCCAGGGCCGGCAGGGGGGTGCGGTTGCGGCGGGCGCTCTTGGTGGTGACGGGCATGGTGCTGGTACTCCTTCAGGGACGGCGGCGGGGGAGAGAGTTCAGACGATCCGGCGGCGCCGGACCAGCCGGGTAACGGCGACGGCCGTACCGGCTGCCAGCACCCCGCCGCCGACGGCGATCCACGGCCAGGGCGAGGAGCCCCGGCCGCCGACCGCCGCGACCGGTGCGGGGGCCACCGGGGCGGCGGGGGTGGCGGTCCGGGTGCTGCCGAGGTCCGGCAGCGGGGGGAGGGCCGCGGCCGGGTCGAGCGCGACGGCGAAACTCAGCGGGTCCATCGCGGTGCCCGCCGGGTAGAGGCCGCCGAAGGCCCTGGCGCCGTCCTCGGTGAGCAGCAGCGGCAGTTCGGTGGCCTTGAGCAGCCCGCCCTCGGGCTTGAGCGCGGCCGCGTCGAAGCTGCCGAGCGGGACGGCCTGGATCTGCTGAGCGGCACCGCCGGTGGTCTTCCCGGTGACGTCAGCCAGCAGCGTGCCCTTGCCTCCGGCCACCTGCACCGCAGGGTTGGTCAGGCTGAGGTCGAGCCCGTACGCGTCGCCGGTCTGCAGGCCGCGGAACCGGACGGCGCCGGTGAAGGCAGCGGTCAGTGCTCCGGTGGCCGGGTCGTAGCTGCCCTTGGCAGGGGTCCAGCGGAAGAACGCTCCACCGTCGGCGGCGCCGTCGGCGAGCTGCCAGTCGCCCCTGGCGATGGTGCCGGTGACGTAGTCCCGGAAGGTCCGGCGGACACCCCAGTCGAGCGCGCCCTTGGCGAACTCGGTCCGGCTCACGGCGGGCGGAGCTGACGGGGTGTCGGCGGCGACCGGAGGGGGCGTCGTGGTCGGCGCGGTGGCGGGCGGGGCGGCCGTGGTGGGAGCGGCAGCAGCCTTGAGGTCCACCGAGACGGTCAGCGGGTCGAGCGCGGTGCCGGCGGGGTAGAAGTTGCCGAACGCCACCGCACCCGAACTGGTCATCACCGTGGGCACGTTGGAGAGCGTCAGCGTCCCGGACCGGCCGCGCAGGTCGAGCCCGTCCAGGCCGAGGTCGACCAGCTTGGCCTGGGTGGCGTTGGTCACCACCCCGGTGTCCTTGGCCTTGCTGCTGACGTCGGCGTACAGCCCCGCGCCGCTGCCACCGGCCTTCAGGGTGAACCGGCTGAGCTTCAGGTCCAGGCCGTAACTTCCGTTGGCCTCATGCCCCTTGAAGGTCACTCCGCCGGAGAAGGCGGCCGTCAGCGCACCGCTCTCCGGGTCGTACGTCCCGGTCGCGGAGTGGAACCGGAAGGTGTTGCCGCCGACCGTGGCGGCTCCGCCGGTCAGACCCCAACTGCCTTTGGCGATCGGGCCGGTGACGTACGTCAGGAAGGACTGCTTCAGCCCCCAGTCGAGCCGTCCGCCGGAGACCGTGCCAGGTGCCGCCAGCGCCGGGACGCTCGGCAGCGCGACCAGCAGCAGTGCCGCGATCGCCGCGACCAAGGTGGCGGCGAGGCGGCGCAGACGTCGCGAAACGGGCATGGCGAAGCGCTCCTCGGCAGCGTGGGGCGGGGCAGGCCCAAAAGGAACCCCCCTTGCGTTACTCAGGTAAGGCTAACCTAATATATGCGTCAAGAGTCACCCCGGATCCACACCCGCTTCACGATCCGGACGTGCCAGCGCCCAGCCAAGGAGCAGCAGTTGACGGGGACCATCCGAAACCGCGCCCGTGCGCTGGGCCTCGCCCTGCTGCTGGCCACCGTCGCCGCCTGCGGCGGCAACGCGGCCGGCACCGGGGCCGGCACCGGGGCGGCGAAGGCCCCGGCCGCACCCGACCGGGTCGAGCCGCTGGCTGCCACCGCTCCCGTACTGCCCGCCACCGTCAGCTCGGCCGACGGCCGCCAGGTCACGGTGGCCGGCGCCGACCGGATCATCCCGCTCAGCGGCAGCCTGGCCGAGCTGGTGTTCAGCCTCGGCCTCGGCGACCGGGTGGTGGCCCGGGACGTCTCCACCACCTTCGAACAGGCCGCCGCGCTGCCCGTGATCACCCAGGCGCACGACGTCTCCGCCGAGGGCGTGCTCTCGCTGCACCCGACCGTGGTCCTGGCCGACCGCTCCACCGGCCCGGCCGAGGCGATCGCGCAGATCCGCGCCGCCGGCGTGCCGCTGGTCGTGCTGGACGACGCCAAGCGGCTCACCGACCTCGACAGCCGGATCGCCAAGGTGGCCGCCGCCCTCGGAGTCCCGGACGCCGGACGGCAGTTGACCGAACGGACCGCCGCCCGCACCAGGGAGGTGCAGGCCGCCGCCCGGCCCACCGGCGGCAGGCCCAAGGTCGCCTTCCTCTACCTGCGCGGCAGTGCCTCGGTCTTCCTGCTCGGCGGCGCCGACTCCGGCGCGGGCTCGCTGATCGACGCGGTCGGCGGCGTGGACGCGGGCACCGCCTCCGGCCTGACCGGCGACTTCACCCCGCTCACCAGCGAGGCCCTGGTCAAGGCCGCCCCCGACGCTCTGCTGGTGATGAGCAAGGGCCTGGAGTCGGTCGGCGGCATCGACGGGCTGCTCAAGCTCCCCGGCGTCGCGCAGACCCCGGCCGGCCTCGACCGCCGGGTGGTCTCGGTGCCGGACGGCGTCCTGCTCAGCTACGGCCCGCGCACCCCCGAGGTGCTCAGGTCGATCTCCGAGCAGCTCTACGGGGCCGCCAAGTGACCGCCACCGCCCTCCCGTTGACCCGCCGCCGCCTCGCCCGCACCACCCTGCTCACCGCCGGTCTCGCACTCGCCCTGCTGGTCGCCGCCCTGCTGGCGGCCGGGGTCGGCGCGTACCGCATCCCGCTCGGCGACCTGCTCGCCTCGGTCACCCACCGGCTCGGGCTCGGCGGCCACCCGCTCGACCGGGTCCCCGAGTCGGTGCTCTGGAACGTCCGCTTCCCCCGGGTGGTGCTGGCCCTGCTGGTCGGCGGCTCGCTCGGCTGCGCCGGAGCCCTGATGCAGGGCGTCTTCGGCAATCCGCTGGCCGAGCCCGGCGTGATCGGGGTGTCCTCCGGCGGCGCGGTCGGCGCGGTCGCCTGCATCGTGCTCGGCCTGGACGCCCTGGGCAGCTGGACGGTCACCGTCTTCGCTTTCGGCACCGGCCTGTTGACGGTCTTCGCGGTGTACGCGATGTCCCGCTCCGGCGGCCGGACCGAGGTGGTCACCCTGGTGCTCACCGGCGTCGCGGTGAACGCCTTCTGCGGCGCGCTGATCGGCCTCTTCCTGTTCACCGCCGACAGCGCCGCGATCAGCCAGGTGACCTTCTGGCAGCTCGGCTCGCTCGCCCAGGCGACCTGGGGCAAGGTGCTCGCGATCCTGCCGTTCGCGCTGCTCGGTCTGGCCGTCGCGCCGTTCCACGCCCGGAAGTTGGACCTGCTGGCGCTCGGCGAACGCCCGGCCAGGCACCTCGGCGTGGACGTCGAGCGGATGCGGCTGGTGCTGATCACCGTGGTCGCCCTGCTGACCGCCGCCGCCGTCTCGGTCAGCGGCATCATCGGCTTCGTCGGCCTGGTCGTCCCGCACCTGCTGCGGATGCTGGCGGGGCCGGGCCACCGCTTCCTGCTGCCCGGCAGCGCGCTGGCCGGCGCGCTGGTGCTGGTGCTCGGCGACCTGGCCGCCCGCACCCTGGCCCAGCCCGCCGAACTGCCGCTCGGGGTGCTGACCGCCCTGATCGGCAGCCCGTTCTTCTTCTGGCTGCTCCGCCGGACCCGTACCAAGCAAGGGGGTTGGGCGTGAAGCGACGCCGCCAGGTGCCCGAGCGTCCGCTCCCGGGCGCCGAACTGCTGACCGCCACCGGCCTCCGGCTGACCGTCGGCGGACGCGAACTGCTGGGCGGCGTCGACCTGGTGGTCCGGGCCGGGGAGGTGCTCGCGCTGCTCGGGCCGAACGGGGCCGGCAAGTCCACCCTGCTCTCCGTACTCGCCGGGGACGTCCCGCCGACCGCCGGCACGGTCACCCTGAACGGCCGACCGCTGACCGGCTACCGCCCGGCCGAACTCGCCCTGCACCGGTCCCTGCTGCCGCAGGCCGCCGCGCTCTCCTTCCCGTTCCCCGCCGGAGAGGTGGTCCGGATGGGCCGCGCGCCCTGGGCCGGGACGGCGGCCGAGGCCGAGGACGACGCGGCGGTGGCCGCCGCACTGGCCGCCACCGAGTCCGCCGCCTTCGTGGACCGCCCGTTCACCGCGCTCTCCGGCGGCGAGCGGGCCAGGATCGCACTGGCCCGGGTACTCGCCCAGCGGGCCGCCCTGCTGCTGCTCGACGAGCCCACCGCCGCCCTCGACCTGCGCCACCAGGAGCTCGTGCTGCGGGTGGCCAGGGACCGCGCCGGGGCGGGCGACGCCGTCGTGGTGGTGCTGCACGACCTGTCGCTGGCCGCCGCGTACGCCGACCGCGTGGTGCTGCTCGCGGCCGGCCGCGCGGTGGCGGACGGGCCGGTCGCCGAGGTGCTGAACGCCCCGCTGCTGACCGAGGTCTACGGGCACCCGGTCGAGGTCTTCCCGCACCCCGGCACGGGCACTCCGCTGGTCCTGCCCGCCCGCTGAGTGCCCGTGCCGGGGTCCTGCTCAGTCCTCGTCGTCCAGCCGGAAGCCGACCTTCAGCCCCACCTGGAAGTGCGCGACCCCGCCGTCCGCGATGTGCCCCCTGATCTGCGTCACCTCGAACCAGTCGAGATTGCGCAGCGTCCGCGAGGCCCGGCCGACCCCGTTCCGGATCGCCGCGTCCACCCCCTCGGTCGAGGAACCGACGATCTCGGTGACCCGGTACACGTGTTCGCTCATGGCTCTGCTCCCATCGATGCGTCCCCGGTCCACCGTGCCCCAGCCGGGCGGCTCCCGCACGCTCACCCGCCGGCGAGCAGGTCGTCCACCCTGGCCTCGCCCTCGCGGTAGCGGCGGGTGATCTCCGCGCTGCAGTCGTCCGCCCGCCGCTGGAGCGCCTGCCGCCGCCCGGAGACCTCCCGCTCGTGCACCGTCAGGCGCTCGACGGCGGCCACCAGTTCGACGGTCTGGTGGGCCTCCAGATCGGCCAGTTGGACGTCGCCCATCAGGGCGTCCGCCTCCCGCTGGTAGCGCTCCCCGCGCGGCGGGCCGAGCCGCAGGTGGCGGGCCGGGCGGCGGACCGGTGACGGGGTGTCCGCCAGGATCGCCGGGAGCTGGTCGAGCAGGGCGTCCGACAGCCCGTCGGCCCCGGGCTCGGCGGACCCGGTGGACCGCCGGCGGGCCAGCTCGGCCCGCAGGATGTCCAGCCGCCCGTGCAGCAGCCGGCGCAGGTACGAGAGGTCGGCCTCCTGGTCCTGTGCGTCCCGGCGGAGCAGCCGGAGCTGCTCCAGCCCGAGGCCGGTGAGGCCGTACTCCCGCTCGTGGGCCGTGCTGCTCGCGTCCATCAACCAACCACCTGCCGCTGTACCGGTCACTGAATCCCCCACTGACTCTCCGCC
This genomic interval from Kitasatospora gansuensis contains the following:
- a CDS encoding HtaA domain-containing protein, whose protein sequence is MPVTTKSARRNRTPLPALAAVAVGLGLTAVGMPGVAFGAGPATVVYDQGSLDWGVKESFRKYLEGPASQGGKIELTGGTTRNADGSFHLAGTGAYDGTAHTISGAFTGGLHFTGHQGQLDIALTDFKLTTSGSTGTITVDAVTAETTEDPATKAKSTKLVERADVPLVTFAVGRDTTTGVATPTVLTEDGAKAFGGFYQAGAAMDPVKLVLTKSTPTASASASASASASASASASASASASAPASASASASASPSPSATPSTPAPTELPILDGALNWGVKESFRKYLASPAAAGKVEFGGGAADYRFGGGSGAYNLKTHAVTAGFDGSVRFLAHPKGGGYELDLTFAELGVQVERAGAFLTADVTSKALDGKVSELKGAKIASLDVSKASFAPVNGVVTLDRLPATLTEQGATAFGGFYQAGAVLDPVTATLAFEKGATLPTAAPTTGSPAATTPALGGSTGTTGGAVLTSGGSSVTAGELASTGMDTPVVPLLATAAGLLLLGGGTTVLLRRRTVK
- a CDS encoding zinc-dependent metalloprotease — protein: MTSASGGAGMVDWDLAVATATRLARSGPEVSRGEARAVVSELRRHALEAEEHVRAFTRMGSSSLLTLDATPVLVVDRPGWIRANVAGFRTIVRPLVEKLQSRRSDSPGAAALGALGEKATGVEVGAVLAFLSGKVLGQYETFAPAEFPGALPAAPDTPAGILDTPRRALPPLTPGRLLLVAPNIVQVERELDVHPHDFRLWVCLHEETHRTQFTAVPWLRDHIQSEVQSFLAQTDIDPAAMLDRARDLLAGRGEERRGTLLEAVQSPQQRETLNRLTAVMSLLEGHADVVMDGVGPAVVPSVAEIREKFQRRRAGGAGRLDLVIRRLLGMDAKLRQYQDGAVFVRGVVDRVGMDGFNRVWTSPNTLPTREEIHNPGAWVARVAP
- a CDS encoding dodecin translates to MSEHVYRVTEIVGSSTEGVDAAIRNGVGRASRTLRNLDWFEVTQIRGHIADGGVAHFQVGLKVGFRLDDED
- a CDS encoding biliverdin-producing heme oxygenase, which codes for MTSPEPTPFSTVLRTASAAEHEAAESSSFMGHLLNGRLGVEAYAELSGQLWFVYRALEGRAAELAEHPVIGPFIDPALFRTAALEADLLHLRGADWQDGLTASPATAAYVARLEQLIDTWPAGYLAHHYTRYLGDLSGGQIIRGIAEKTWGFEKKGAGVYFYVFERVENPASFKRDYRAKLDTAGEALDEVERRRVTEETKRAFTLNGAIFADLDLRYPLSA
- the dacB gene encoding D-alanyl-D-alanine carboxypeptidase/D-alanyl-D-alanine endopeptidase — protein: MGRGRRVAVAGVLGVALTAAVLSPAWAEPSPGKSGSGTPQPPTAAGRKAVATGGAVLAASTTGAEGMPTGAGLQRDLAAVLQDKALGTLSFAVTDGATGQLLYGAGENNPATPASTTKLLTALAALELIPGDSRLTTKVVKGAAPDEIVLVGGGDPTLSTLPADQVKVGGLPVDAETAPATVADLAKRTAAALKSAGVASVKLGYDTAMYTGPLNHPQHDAMNIATVTPLMVNEGRIDPKSTDEGPARVFDPAGQAAEAFAAALGAEGVAVQGKPKAGTAAAGAQQLAAVESPTVARLIERLLTTSDNTLSEAMARQVAIAAQQPVSFDGASAATRQTLEKLGVPMAGVVLHDGSGLHTGNQISPLVLSKVLALAASPEHPRLRPVLTGLPIAGFTGTLLGRFGAATRAQNGIGIVRAKTGTLAGSGIYTLAGTVLDAEGRALAFALMIRTTAAPDAARAAVDRVVGQLANCGCH
- a CDS encoding HtaA domain-containing protein, translating into MPVSRRLRRLAATLVAAIAALLLVALPSVPALAAPGTVSGGRLDWGLKQSFLTYVTGPIAKGSWGLTGGAATVGGNTFRFHSATGTYDPESGALTAAFSGGVTFKGHEANGSYGLDLKLSRFTLKAGGSGAGLYADVSSKAKDTGVVTNATQAKLVDLGLDGLDLRGRSGTLTLSNVPTVMTSSGAVAFGNFYPAGTALDPLTVSVDLKAAAAPTTAAPPATAPTTTPPPVAADTPSAPPAVSRTEFAKGALDWGVRRTFRDYVTGTIARGDWQLADGAADGGAFFRWTPAKGSYDPATGALTAAFTGAVRFRGLQTGDAYGLDLSLTNPAVQVAGGKGTLLADVTGKTTGGAAQQIQAVPLGSFDAAALKPEGGLLKATELPLLLTEDGARAFGGLYPAGTAMDPLSFAVALDPAAALPPLPDLGSTRTATPAAPVAPAPVAAVGGRGSSPWPWIAVGGGVLAAGTAVAVTRLVRRRRIV
- a CDS encoding RsiG family protein; translation: MDASSTAHEREYGLTGLGLEQLRLLRRDAQDQEADLSYLRRLLHGRLDILRAELARRRSTGSAEPGADGLSDALLDQLPAILADTPSPVRRPARHLRLGPPRGERYQREADALMGDVQLADLEAHQTVELVAAVERLTVHEREVSGRRQALQRRADDCSAEITRRYREGEARVDDLLAGG
- a CDS encoding heme ABC transporter ATP-binding protein yields the protein MGVKRRRQVPERPLPGAELLTATGLRLTVGGRELLGGVDLVVRAGEVLALLGPNGAGKSTLLSVLAGDVPPTAGTVTLNGRPLTGYRPAELALHRSLLPQAAALSFPFPAGEVVRMGRAPWAGTAAEAEDDAAVAAALAATESAAFVDRPFTALSGGERARIALARVLAQRAALLLLDEPTAALDLRHQELVLRVARDRAGAGDAVVVVLHDLSLAAAYADRVVLLAAGRAVADGPVAEVLNAPLLTEVYGHPVEVFPHPGTGTPLVLPAR
- a CDS encoding inorganic diphosphatase; this translates as MEFDVLIEIPKGSRNKYEVDHETGRLRLDRMLFTSTRYPADYGYVEGTLADDGDPLDALVILEEPTFPGCLIKCRAIGMFKMTDEAGGDDKLLCVPATDPRWEHLQDIQHVSEFDRLEIQHFFEVYKDLEPGKSVEGADWVGRAEAEAEITASIKRLADAGH
- a CDS encoding FecCD family ABC transporter permease codes for the protein MTATALPLTRRRLARTTLLTAGLALALLVAALLAAGVGAYRIPLGDLLASVTHRLGLGGHPLDRVPESVLWNVRFPRVVLALLVGGSLGCAGALMQGVFGNPLAEPGVIGVSSGGAVGAVACIVLGLDALGSWTVTVFAFGTGLLTVFAVYAMSRSGGRTEVVTLVLTGVAVNAFCGALIGLFLFTADSAAISQVTFWQLGSLAQATWGKVLAILPFALLGLAVAPFHARKLDLLALGERPARHLGVDVERMRLVLITVVALLTAAAVSVSGIIGFVGLVVPHLLRMLAGPGHRFLLPGSALAGALVLVLGDLAARTLAQPAELPLGVLTALIGSPFFFWLLRRTRTKQGGWA
- a CDS encoding heme/hemin ABC transporter substrate-binding protein, with the protein product MTGTIRNRARALGLALLLATVAACGGNAAGTGAGTGAAKAPAAPDRVEPLAATAPVLPATVSSADGRQVTVAGADRIIPLSGSLAELVFSLGLGDRVVARDVSTTFEQAAALPVITQAHDVSAEGVLSLHPTVVLADRSTGPAEAIAQIRAAGVPLVVLDDAKRLTDLDSRIAKVAAALGVPDAGRQLTERTAARTREVQAAARPTGGRPKVAFLYLRGSASVFLLGGADSGAGSLIDAVGGVDAGTASGLTGDFTPLTSEALVKAAPDALLVMSKGLESVGGIDGLLKLPGVAQTPAGLDRRVVSVPDGVLLSYGPRTPEVLRSISEQLYGAAK